The proteins below come from a single Hippocampus zosterae strain Florida chromosome 5, ASM2543408v3, whole genome shotgun sequence genomic window:
- the clxn gene encoding calaxin, translated as MLPVRSKMSKRMLQNLAESICKKPIHFNKREVECLIREFHALLEEPASSARSVGGLDRWKLRSFLHNAFGLTNDTIMDGVFRTFDKDNDGLVSLKEWIEGLSVVLRGTLDERIKYCFHVYDLNADKYITREEMLQMLRYSLRLPGEEDPYDGIKDLVEITLKRMDHDHDDRLSLDDFTNSVKEVNHVLEAFGTCLPSTTRIETFQQRVFQSQVQG; from the exons ATGTTGCCCGTAAGGTCCAAAATGTCCAAAAGGATGTTACAAAACCTCGCGGAAAGCATTTGCAAGAAACCGATCCACT TCAATAAAAGAGAAGTTGAGTGCCTCATCAGAGAGTTCCATGCCTTATTAGAGGAGCCGGCGAGTTCTGCAAGGTCAGTCGGCGGCTTGGACAGATGGAAGTTAAGAAGCTTCCTGCACAACGCCTTTGGACTCACAAACGACACCATCATGGATGGGG TGTTCCGGACATTTGACAAAGACAATGACGGCTTGGTCAGCTTGAAAGAGTGGATTGAGGGACTATCGGTTGTTCTTCGGGGCACCTTGGACGAAAGAATAAAAT ACTGCTTTCACGTGTACGACTTGAATGCTGACAAGTACATCACCAGGGAGGAGATGTTACAAATGCTGAGGTACAGTCTCAGACTACCTGGGGAGGAGGACCCTTACGATGGTATCAAAGACCTGGTGGAGATCACACTCAAGAGGATG GATCACGACCACGACGACAGGCTGTCTTTGGACGATTTTACAAATTCGGTGAAAGAGGTGAACCACGTGCTTGAGGCTTTTGGAACGTGTCTCCCCAGCACCACG AGGATTGAGACTTTTCAGCAGCGTGTTTTTCAGAGTCAAGTGCAAGGATGA
- the rbm48 gene encoding RNA-binding protein 48 gives MAASKSRCWKAPDVYKHHEQRKVCISRPKYREGRKARAVKVYTINLESCYVMVQGVPAIGVMTELIQLCALYGVVQEYRPLDEYPAEEFTEVYLVKFQKLTSARAAKRHMDEKSFYGGVLHVCYVPEYETVEDTRVKLQDRRRYVMRMAEKRVQEREQEAAVNKEPTSAEPTPAVITTHYEASAHDNEGACWNVDDHSSFPLLPLPPQEHHNNTHKRHQRPVQTEDKMGTLHNAIADAKEAAASNLSLCQNHSHKSVGPRVTPSSNQPPAVTFVPRTTHLESRKRKMEELASHSPVELVGKNEPLIGPKLEYTPEVDMDNDSLNTTVNLIRNTMKKVESVPDLKPVGKKIKPRRRI, from the exons ATGGCGGCGTCGAAGAGTCGCTGCTGGAAAGCTCCCGATGTTTACAAACACCACGAACAGCGAAAAGTGTGCATTTCTCGACCCAAATATCGAGAGGGGAGGAAAGCCAGGGCCGTAAAG GTGTACACCATCAATTTGGAGTCGTGTTACGTGATGGTGCAAGGGGTCCCCGCGATTGGAGTTATGACTGAGCTCATACAGCTGTGCGCTTTGTATGGAGTCGTGCAAGAGTATAGACCCTTGGACGAGTACCCCGCGGAGGAGTTCACGGAAGTCTACCTGGTCAAGTTCCAGAAGCTCACTAGTGCCAG AGCTGCCAAACGACATATGGATGAGAAGAGTTTTTATGGCGGTGTGCTGCATGTTTGCTACGTCCCGGAATATGAGACTGTGGAGGACACCAGGGTGAAGCTGCAGGACCGGAGGAGATACGTAATGAGGATGGCGGAAAAGAGAG TccaagagagggagcaggaagcGGCAGTGAACAAGGAGCCCACATCAGCAGAACCCACACCGGCTGTCATCACCACTCACTATGAAGCGAGTGCCCATGACAATGAAGGAGCATGTTGGAACGTGGACGATCATTCATCATTTCCTCTACTGCCACTTCCTCCTCAGGAACatcacaacaacacacacaaacgacaCCAAAGGCCTGTACAAACGGAGGACAAAATGGGAACACTGCACAATGCCATTGCTGATGCAAAAGAGGCGGCCGCATCAAACTTAAGCCTTTGCCAAAATCACTCACATAAGTCTGTAGGTCCACGCGTTACACCGAGTTCGAATCAGCCGCCTGCAGTCACGTTTGTACCGAGGACGACACACTTGGAGAGCAGAAAACGTAAAATGGAAGAGCTCGCGTCACACTCGCCGGTTGAGCTCGTTGGGAAAAATGAGCCACTCATCGGACCAAAACTCGAGTACACTCCTGAAGTGGACATGGACAACGATTCTCTGAACACAACTGTCAACCTGATAAGGAACACAATGAAAAAG GTGGAATCTGTTCCGGACCTCAAACCAGTGGGGAAGAAGATTAAACCACGTCGGCGAATTTGA
- the has1 gene encoding hyaluronan synthase 1, with product MELKPLLKKLGSILRAIFTFLFALVVLGVMVWAYVEGFQLATSLYGIISFGFYGLLLSLHVLVQSFFAFIEQGQMRNRKKPCTFTKTIGFTISAYQEDPVYLRECLNSVRALQYPSELLRIIMVVDGNSDDDRYMMEMFREVFADQDPASYVWNNNYHTWDPNKVSLNEETGAVSFFFEGEDPQRKEVEHLIQTKSHVCIMQKWGGKREVMYTAFKALGSSVDYIQVCDSDTKLDSLATVELCKVLESNPKYGAVGGDVMILNMKDSYISFMSSLRYWMAFNIERSCQSFFNCVSCISGPLGLYRNDLLQAFLESWYNQKFLGTHCTFGDDRHLTNRMLSMGYATKYTSRSKCYTETPAQFLRWLNQQTRWTKSYFREWLFNAMWWHKHHLWMTYESIVSGVFPFFVTATIIQLFWTGTLWDILWVLCCIQLIGLVKAAYACILRRDLVMVFMSLYSALYMTSLLPAKYFAILTMNKSSWGTSGRRKIVGNYMPLLPLSVWAAILLSGLGYTIYRESQMDWFTDAKKMETDFLIFGCVVYLCYWLIMMVLYWVWFRRSCRPRAKSYKLNV from the exons ATGGAGCTGAAACCTCTCCTCAAGAAGCTGGGCTCAATACTCCGAGCCATCTTCACGTTTCTCTTTGCGCTGGTCGTTCTTGGTGTGATGGTGTGGGCCTACGTCGAAGGTTTCCAACTGGCCACCTCCTTGTACGGAATCATCTCCTTCGGCTTTTATGGCCTCCTGCTTTCACTCCACGTGCTGGTCCAGAGTTTTTTCGCCTTCATCGAGCAGGGGCAGATGAGGAACCGCAAAAAGCCATGCACCTTCACCAAGACCATCGGCTTCACCATCTCGGCCTACCAGGAGGACCCCGTCTACCTCAGAGAGTGCCTCAACTCTGTCCGGGCCCTCCAGTACCCATCTGAGCTGCTGCGCATCATTATGGTGGTAGACGGGAACAGCGACGATGACCGCTACATGATGGAGAtgttcagggaggtgtttgCCGACCAGGACCCAGCGTCTTATGTGTGGAACAACAATTACCACACGTGGGACCCCAATAAGGTGTCTCTCAATGAGGAGACCGGTGCTGTGAGCTTCTTCTTTGAAGGAGAGGACCCCCAACGAAAGGAAGTGGAGCACCTGATTCAGACCAAGAGCCATGTGTGCATCATGCAGAAATGGGGGGGCAAGCGGGAAGTGATGTACACTGCCTTTAAGGCCCTCGGATCATCAGTCGACTACATCCAG GTATGCGACTCGGACACCAAGCTGGACTCCCTGGCTACAGTGGAGCTGTGCAAGGTGCTGGAGAGTAACCCCAAGTACGGCGCAGTCGGCGGGGATGTGATGATCCTCAACATGAAGGACTCGTACATAAGCTTCATGAGCAGTCTTCGCTATTGGATGGCCTTCAACATAGAGCGGTCTTGTCAGTCTTTTTTCAACTGCGTCTCCTGCATAAGTGGACCCTTGG GGCTCTACAGGAATGATCTGCTTCAGGCATTTCTGGAATCTTGGTACAATCAGAAATTTTTAGGGACTCACTGCACTTTTGGCGATGACAGACATCTTACCAACCGTATGCTGAGCATGGGATACGCCACAAA ATACACATCTCGCTCCAAATGCTACACAGAGACGCCAGCTCAATTTCTGCGCTGGCTCAACCAGCAGACCCGCTGGACAAAGTCCTATTTCCGCGAGTGGCTCTTCAATGCCATGTGGTGGCACAAGCACCACCTGTGGATGACATACGAGTCCATCGTGTCGGGGGTGTTCCCCTTCTTCGTCACGGCCACCATCATCCAGCTGTTCTGGACGGGCACGTTGTGGGATATCCTGTGGGTACTGTGCTGCATCCAGCTGATCGGGCTGGTGAAAGCGGCGTACGCCTGCATCCTGCGCAGGGACCTGGTGATGGTGTTCATGTCCCTCTACTCGGCTTTGTACATGACCAGCCTGCTGCCGGCAAAGTATTTCGCCATCCTCACCATGAACAAGAGCAGCTGGGGGACGTCGGGCCGGCGGAAGATTGTGGGGAACTACATGCCCCTGCTGCCGCTGTCAGTGTGGGCAGCCATTCTATTATCAGGACTGGGTTACACAATCTACAGAGAAAGTCAAATGGACTGGTTCACTGATGCCAAGAAAATGGAAACGGACTTTCTTATCTTTGGCTGCGTGGTCTACTTGTGTTACTGGCTGATCATGATGGTTTTATACTGGGTGTGGTTCCGCAGGTCATGCCGGCCACGTGCTAAAAGTTACAAGTTGAATGTGTAG
- the LOC127600762 gene encoding trypsin-3-like, whose amino-acid sequence MNIAGLRMKLLVFLALCGIAVAAALKDDDRIVGGYECPRNSVPYQVSLFTGYNFCGGVLLSPQWVLSAAHCRTKSNVEVRLGEHDIWEPEGPEQHIMSAKFIRHPDYNPRTQDSDIMLIKLSEPASLNSHVRPATLPSECATDGTMCHVSGWGSIRPSDEGSRFPHTLQCLDVPLLSDDACFNAYPFQITDNMICAGYLEGGKDSCQGDSGGPMTCEGVLQGIVSWGKGCALRNKPGVYTKVCNYVTWIKKTMIAG is encoded by the exons TTGCAGCTGCCCTGAAAGATGACGACAGGATAGTTGGTGGGTACGAGTGTCCCAGAAACTCAGTGCCCTACCAAGTGTCTCTCTTCACGGGATACAACTTCTGTGGAGGAGTTCTCCTGTCCCCACAGTGGGTGCTCTCTGCTGCCCACTGCAGAACAAA ATCCAATGTCGAGGTGCGGCTGGGTGAGCACGACATCTGGGAGCCCGAGGGCCCTGAACAGCACATCATGTCTGCAAAATTCATTCGCCACCCCGACTACAACCCTCGCACACAGGACAGCGACATCATGCTCATCAAACTGAGTGAACCCGCCTCTCTGAACAGCCACGTGCGCCCTGCGACACTCCCTTCTGAATGTGCCACTGATGGGACCATGTGCCATGTCTCTGGTTGGGGGAGCATCCGCCCCAGTGATGAAGGCT CAAGGTTTCCTCATACGCTGCAGTGCCTGGATGTCCCTCTCCTGAGTGATGATGCATGTTTTAATGCATATCCTTTCCAAATCACTGACAACATGATCTGCGCCGGTTATCTGGAAGGAGGCAAAGACTCGTGTCAG GGTGACTCTGGGGGTCCAATGACATGTGAGGGCGTTCTCCAAGGAATTGTGTCGTGGGGGAAAGGCTGTGCGTTGAGAAATAAGCCCGGGGTGTATACAAAAGTGTGCAATTACGTCACGTGGATCAAGAAGACAATGATAGCAGGCTAG